One Oscillospiraceae bacterium genomic window, TCGGTGTAGTTGTTTAATATGCTATCTCCCAATAATGTCCATCTAAATCTCTGAAATAAAAGTGATAACCGTTCCAGTCTTTTGCTTTTTCCGGGACGTGATCAACGCTTCCGCCTAACTCTTGAACTTTCGCATACATTTCATCTACTTCTTCTTTTGAGTCAAGGTTATATGCTAATGTTATGCCGGCAAAGCCATTTACGATTTCAGGCGGACTATACACATTTATATCCTCTGCCAATTTATTAAGATTGCACAGAGAAAGTCTTATCCCCTCAATTTCAAAATCTGCCGTCCAACCGTCTAAATCCACCTTGAAGCCTAAGCCAACGTAAAAATCCCTTGACTTTACAACATCTCTTACACCTAAGGTAATTAACATATCTTTGTTTGTATTTTTCATACGTTCAGCCTCGCAAAATATGCATTTTCTCCCCTACAACACCCCCGCCAACCGCTTTACACCCTTTTCTATCGCCACCTCATCGGGCATAGAGAAATTCAGCCGTATGAAGTTTGACGACACACCCTCGTCGATGGCAAAGGCATTGCCAGGCACGCAGAGCACTTTGTTTGCCTTTGCCGCGGCGCAGATGTCGAGTGCTGCTTTTCCCTCGGGCAGCTTTAACCACAAGAACAGTCCACCGCATGGCTTGACGAACTCTATACCGTCTAAGGCTTGCAGGCCTTTGACTAATGCATCACGCCGTTTGCCGTAAAGCTGGCAACATGCCTTAATATGAGCATTGAAATCGCATTCATCCAAGAACCGGCTGACAACGTGCTGAAAAAATAAGTTTGTATGCACATCGGATACCTGCTTGGCAACGGTCATCTTTGTAATGATGTCATGCCGTGCCACGGCATAACCCACGCGGATACCCGGCGCAATGGTTTTGGAATATGAGCCACAGTATATCACACGACCGCTGTCGTCCATCGACTTCAACGGCGGCACAGGCACACCCTCGTAGCGTAGTTCGCAGTATGGGCTGTCCTCGATAATCGTCGCGCCGTATTGCTCGGCGAGAGACAGCATCTGAGTGCGAGGATCAACCGGCAGCACCGTCCCGCAAGGATTGTGGAACGTCGGAATGGTGTAAATCACCTTAGCTCTAGTTGCTTGCAATTTTGCCGCTAAGTCAATCATATCCATGCCGTTGCCATCCATGGCAACGCCGACCAACTGTAAGTTGTATGAACGAAAGGCATTGAGTGCGCCGACAAAACTACTTTCTTCGCACAGTACGATGTCACCCTCGTTGCACAGCACTTTCGCCGCCAACTCAATGGCTTGCTGTCCACCGCTAGTGATGATAAGTTCATCTTTCGCGTTGCCGATTTTCCATGTGTTTTTCAGGTAGGCTGCTGTCTGCTCGCGCAAGGGTGCAAAGCCCTCGCTGATTCCATATTGCAAGGCCTGCGAGGCTTGCGAGGCATAGATGTCGGCCGAAATACATGCCATGTCTGCAGTGGGGAATGTCTGCGGCGATGGGTTGCCTGCCGCGAAGCTGATGATGTCCGGGCTTTCAGGTGCCTTGAGTATCTCACGAATGATCGATGGTTGCAATGTTGAGATGCGATTGGAAAACTGCATATAGAAATCTCCTTCTATGGAGGCATTATAGCATAATGTGACACATTTTACAACTTCCGTATTTTGCCCACAAATGAGACACGTTTTTGATGCGCCTTACGGGCAATATACCATCAATGCGGCGGGGTTGACCGACATTTCAATGGGGAGAGCGGGACCACGATCGCCATCAAGATCGCAGGATTCGAAGTAGCTTGACTCTTCCACCATCTCGATCTTCATGTGTGCTGTTTGGAAGTATAGGACATTTTTGTCACGCACAATTTCACCGTTGAACGCTTTGACAAGCAGTGCCGGCCTTGCCACAGCCGGCACTGCTTTGACCGCCACGATGTCAAGTACGCCGTCATCAGCCGTTGATTGGCGCGAAATGTTGTGAAACCCGCCGGTGCCGGTGCTGTTAAGTGCCAGTACAAGCTGAAATTTTTCACAGTATTCTTGGCCATTGGCCTCTATGCGCAGCAACGCCGGCTTAAAGTTGATGGAGTCGGCCACGCCTTTGGTGTAATACGCGGCGCGCCCCCACGTCTTTTTCAGGCGCGGGTCATAACTCATATAGCCATGGGAGAACATGCCGACGGCGCAGACATTGATAAAGAACTGCTCGTTGACACAACCCAAGTCGACACGGCGCGTGCTGCCTTGTAAAAAAAGATCGAAGCAGTCGCAGGGGTCGCTTGGCAGCTGCAAATACCGCGCGAAATCATTGACCGTTCCACAGGACACGATGCCGAGCGGCTTGTCCAGCAAACTGTTGGCCGCCATGCCGTTGATAACCTCGTTGAGCGTGCCGTCACCACCCATAACGATAAACGCATCGTAGCTGCTTAAGTCGTTACCGCCGAAAAAAGCGGCGATGTCGCCGCTGTAATTGCTGCGTTTGATATCAAGTACCCAGCCCGCTTTTTGATAGGCCGCCAAGGCGGTGTCCAGCATTTGCGCGGCGCGATTACGACCTGCGTTGGGGTTATAAATGAGTAGTGCCGATGACATAAAAGTCTCCTTGTAATGCAGACACGGGCGATTATTCATCGCCCTTCACAGCATTGTAGCATACTTGTCAGAGAATGGCAAATTGGGTCTGAGAGAATGGGCGCTGCCGGTGAAGTCTATGGGACACAATAACGTGCATCCTCGTGCAATCAGCGTTACCGCAAAAATAGCGCGCCGAATAGACCAGCAATTAGGATGCATAGCGGGGGGGATAACCATTTTTTCCACATTACCCAAAACGACATAGTTATCATCGCCAAAATAAGTGCCGTGTCCAAAATGTCTTGCGAATGACCAAATAAGGCCGTGCGCCCGAAGATCACGACAACCGACGCCAAAATGCCTAGAACGACAACACGCAAACTTGACAACACAGCACGCATGGCCTTGTGCTCAAATGCTTTGGAAAAGAACTTGACGACGAGGGTGACAATGACCAGCGTTGGCAACGAGATGGCGGCTGTCGCAACCATCGCACCGGGCAGGCCATACAGACGCATGCCGACAAAGGTTGCAGCACTTGTGGCCAGCGCGCCCGGCGTCATTTCACTGATGGCGACGATGTTGACGGCTTCGGCGGCTGTCATGAGCCCCGCCGAGACCATTTGCTCTTGAATGACAGCAATGACAGCCAGTCCGCCGCCCGGCAGTGCGCCAATGGGCAACAGGAGTATAAATAGTTCCAACAAACCAGCCATCATGACGGACCACCATCTTTCGGGTCATGTATGGATAATCGGGGACGGCCGCCCCTACGCAACAGCGGCAGTAGTCCGACGATAGCACCACCCAACATGAGCCACATGACGTTGATGCCGGTAAACAGCGCCAAGGCCAG contains:
- a CDS encoding VOC family protein; the protein is MKNTNKDMLITLGVRDVVKSRDFYVGLGFKVDLDGWTADFEIEGIRLSLCNLNKLAEDINVYSPPEIVNGFAGITLAYNLDSKEEVDEMYAKVQELGGSVDHVPEKAKDWNGYHFYFRDLDGHYWEIAY
- a CDS encoding PLP-dependent aminotransferase family protein, coding for MQFSNRISTLQPSIIREILKAPESPDIISFAAGNPSPQTFPTADMACISADIYASQASQALQYGISEGFAPLREQTAAYLKNTWKIGNAKDELIITSGGQQAIELAAKVLCNEGDIVLCEESSFVGALNAFRSYNLQLVGVAMDGNGMDMIDLAAKLQATRAKVIYTIPTFHNPCGTVLPVDPRTQMLSLAEQYGATIIEDSPYCELRYEGVPVPPLKSMDDSGRVIYCGSYSKTIAPGIRVGYAVARHDIITKMTVAKQVSDVHTNLFFQHVVSRFLDECDFNAHIKACCQLYGKRRDALVKGLQALDGIEFVKPCGGLFLWLKLPEGKAALDICAAAKANKVLCVPGNAFAIDEGVSSNFIRLNFSMPDEVAIEKGVKRLAGVL
- a CDS encoding YegS/Rv2252/BmrU family lipid kinase, translating into MSSALLIYNPNAGRNRAAQMLDTALAAYQKAGWVLDIKRSNYSGDIAAFFGGNDLSSYDAFIVMGGDGTLNEVINGMAANSLLDKPLGIVSCGTVNDFARYLQLPSDPCDCFDLFLQGSTRRVDLGCVNEQFFINVCAVGMFSHGYMSYDPRLKKTWGRAAYYTKGVADSINFKPALLRIEANGQEYCEKFQLVLALNSTGTGGFHNISRQSTADDGVLDIVAVKAVPAVARPALLVKAFNGEIVRDKNVLYFQTAHMKIEMVEESSYFESCDLDGDRGPALPIEMSVNPAALMVYCP
- a CDS encoding chromate transporter; its protein translation is MMAGLLELFILLLPIGALPGGGLAVIAVIQEQMVSAGLMTAAEAVNIVAISEMTPGALATSAATFVGMRLYGLPGAMVATAAISLPTLVIVTLVVKFFSKAFEHKAMRAVLSSLRVVVLGILASVVVIFGRTALFGHSQDILDTALILAMITMSFWVMWKKWLSPPLCILIAGLFGALFLR